In Paenibacillus sp. BIC5C1, a genomic segment contains:
- the lysS gene encoding lysine--tRNA ligase, which produces MTDEVLNQETELSELLQIRRDKLDELRKLGIDPFGQKYVRTEEAGSILKKYEGLTKEELEEKHIEVSIAGRIMAKRGMGKASFAHIQDLSGRIQIYVRQDTVPEDKYAAFSLLDLGDIVGVSGVIFKTKTGETSVKVQNLEVLSKSLYPLPDKYHGLADVELRYRQRYVDLIMNREVQQTFITRSKIIQSMRRYLDSLGYLEVETPTLHTIAGGAAARPFITHHNALDMELYMRIAIELHLKRLIVGGLEKVYEIGRVYRNEGMSTRHNPEFTMIELYEAYADYQDIMRLTENLVAHIAQEVLGTQVIQYADYQVDLTPQWRRITMVDAVKEVVGVDFSVHMTDEEAHRLAKEHKVPVEKHMTFGHILNAFFEQFVEETLIQPTFIMGHPVEISPLAKKSDIDPRFTDRFELFIVGREHANAFTELNDPIDQRQRFEAQLLEKEHGNDEAHEMDDDFIRALEYGMPPTGGLGIGIDRLIMLLTNSPSIRDVLLFPHMRPRTQD; this is translated from the coding sequence ATGACGGATGAAGTCTTGAATCAGGAAACCGAACTAAGTGAGCTTTTACAAATTCGCCGCGACAAATTGGACGAGCTCCGCAAATTGGGGATCGACCCTTTTGGCCAAAAATACGTACGCACGGAAGAAGCCGGCTCCATTCTGAAGAAGTATGAAGGACTGACGAAGGAAGAGCTGGAAGAGAAGCACATCGAAGTCAGTATTGCCGGACGGATTATGGCGAAGCGGGGAATGGGTAAAGCGAGCTTTGCACATATTCAGGACCTGAGCGGCAGAATCCAGATCTATGTTCGTCAGGATACTGTGCCGGAAGACAAATACGCCGCGTTCAGCCTGCTCGATCTGGGGGATATTGTAGGTGTCTCTGGCGTAATCTTCAAGACGAAGACCGGTGAAACTTCGGTTAAGGTTCAAAATCTTGAAGTATTGTCCAAGTCCCTTTACCCACTTCCGGATAAATATCATGGACTCGCGGATGTCGAGCTCCGTTACCGTCAGCGCTATGTTGATCTGATCATGAATCGCGAAGTGCAACAGACATTCATTACTCGTTCCAAAATCATTCAATCGATGCGCCGTTACCTGGATTCTCTGGGCTATCTGGAAGTCGAAACGCCTACGCTACACACCATCGCTGGTGGTGCCGCTGCGCGTCCATTCATCACGCATCATAATGCGCTTGATATGGAATTGTATATGCGGATTGCGATCGAGCTTCACCTGAAACGTCTGATTGTAGGCGGTCTGGAGAAGGTATATGAGATCGGCCGTGTATACCGTAACGAAGGCATGTCGACACGTCATAACCCTGAATTCACGATGATTGAACTCTATGAGGCATATGCCGATTATCAGGATATCATGCGTTTGACTGAGAATCTGGTTGCTCACATCGCACAGGAAGTGCTTGGTACACAAGTTATCCAATATGCAGACTATCAAGTGGATCTTACACCACAATGGCGCCGTATAACGATGGTAGACGCGGTTAAGGAAGTCGTGGGTGTGGACTTCTCCGTGCATATGACGGACGAGGAAGCTCATCGTTTGGCGAAAGAACATAAGGTTCCGGTTGAAAAGCATATGACATTTGGTCATATTCTGAATGCATTCTTCGAACAATTCGTAGAAGAGACGTTGATTCAACCAACCTTTATCATGGGACATCCAGTAGAGATTTCTCCGCTGGCGAAAAAGAGCGATATAGATCCACGTTTCACGGACCGCTTCGAGCTGTTTATCGTTGGACGTGAGCATGCCAATGCATTTACGGAGCTGAATGATCCAATTGACCAACGTCAGCGCTTTGAGGCACAATTGCTGGAGAAAGAACACGGGAACGATGAAGCACACGAAATGGATGATGATTTCATCCGTGCGCTCGAGTATGGTATGCCACCAACAGGTGGACTGGGGATCGGTATTGACCGTCTGATCATGTTGTTGACCAACTCGCCGTCCATTCGTGACGTACTGCTCTTCCCACACATGCGTCCTCGTACACAGGATTAA
- a CDS encoding TetR/AcrR family transcriptional regulator has product MPKIVDHEKQRLLVAEAAWRVIRRDGMEQASVRNIAVEAGISAGSMRHYFSTQSELLLYAMNLVSERVSNRIRQMSFDASPLENMKLLLLELLPSTDEKMAEMEVWYAFTAKSKTDPVLKEHADKVYDELRHAMATVITYLMELNLSRTDLDKEMEIERLYALVDGLGIHAILRPDQMNTKIMEDILTMHLATLCRDAE; this is encoded by the coding sequence ATGCCTAAAATAGTTGATCACGAGAAACAACGTCTGCTCGTAGCCGAAGCGGCTTGGCGTGTCATCCGAAGAGATGGCATGGAACAGGCTTCCGTTCGAAATATCGCGGTAGAAGCTGGAATATCTGCCGGGTCTATGCGCCATTATTTTTCAACCCAATCGGAACTACTCCTATATGCAATGAATCTGGTATCCGAACGGGTATCGAATCGAATCAGACAGATGTCCTTTGATGCTTCCCCTTTGGAGAATATGAAACTTCTGTTGTTAGAACTTTTGCCAAGCACGGATGAAAAAATGGCCGAAATGGAGGTGTGGTACGCTTTTACAGCCAAGTCCAAGACTGATCCTGTTCTCAAAGAGCATGCAGACAAAGTCTATGATGAGCTCAGACATGCAATGGCTACGGTTATCACCTACCTCATGGAGCTCAATCTCTCCCGAACAGACCTCGATAAGGAGATGGAAATTGAACGGCTATACGCACTGGTCGACGGTTTGGGAATTCATGCGATTCTTCGTCCTGACCAGATGAACACCAAGATTATGGAGGATATCCTTACCATGCATCTTGCAACGTTATGCCGGGATGCAGAATAA
- a CDS encoding TrkH family potassium uptake protein, translating into MKFRLHIAKFLSPPLILVGGFMLIITIGTILLMLPISNQSGEHLAFIDALFTSTSAACVTGLVVVDVGTTFNLFGQIVIMVLMQLGGLGFMTIATLFALVLGKRISLKDRLLLKEAINADSMEGIVRIIRKVLIFSFTIEGVAAVILALRWATEMPFWQAVYYGAFHSVSLFNNGGFDLFGNSFQYYTGDWLFNLTASVLVVSGGLGFVVLNDLFEFRKRRRLSLQSKLVLSVSGALIGIGAIVLFVFEFTNGHTLASLSWSEKIYASFFQSVSTRSSGTSTIDITQMRQATQFFFILLMFIGASPGSTGGGIKTTTFLIMIGAVYAMIRGNKDIVFFRQRVPKELLMRALTIIMVSLIIFMVVVMLLLTTEDAPFLSLMFEAASAIGTVGLSVGVTHELTVWGKVIIAFTMFIGRIGPLTIAYALRPRKEKKLYRHPEGRIIIG; encoded by the coding sequence ATGAAGTTTAGGCTTCACATTGCTAAATTCCTATCACCCCCACTGATTCTGGTTGGTGGTTTTATGCTTATTATCACGATCGGGACGATTCTGCTCATGCTACCTATCTCGAATCAAAGCGGTGAGCATTTGGCGTTCATTGACGCGCTGTTTACGTCTACCTCTGCTGCATGTGTGACCGGGCTGGTTGTTGTAGATGTAGGGACGACCTTCAACCTGTTTGGTCAAATCGTGATTATGGTGCTTATGCAGCTAGGTGGACTTGGCTTCATGACCATCGCAACGTTGTTTGCACTAGTATTGGGTAAGAGAATCTCGCTTAAGGACAGGCTGCTGCTGAAAGAGGCTATCAACGCTGACAGTATGGAAGGCATTGTACGCATTATTCGCAAGGTGCTAATTTTTTCGTTTACCATTGAAGGGGTGGCTGCTGTTATATTGGCACTACGGTGGGCAACGGAAATGCCTTTTTGGCAGGCGGTATACTATGGTGCGTTTCACTCGGTTTCATTATTTAATAATGGTGGTTTCGATCTGTTCGGCAACAGTTTTCAGTATTATACAGGGGACTGGTTGTTTAACCTGACAGCTTCGGTGCTGGTTGTATCGGGTGGACTCGGCTTTGTGGTGCTGAATGATTTGTTTGAGTTCCGCAAGCGTCGTCGCTTATCGTTGCAATCCAAACTGGTGTTGTCCGTATCAGGTGCACTGATTGGTATCGGTGCAATTGTACTGTTTGTATTTGAGTTCACCAATGGGCACACACTGGCGTCTCTCAGTTGGAGCGAAAAGATTTACGCTTCGTTCTTCCAATCGGTCTCTACACGTTCGTCGGGTACGAGCACCATTGATATCACCCAGATGAGGCAGGCTACCCAGTTCTTCTTCATACTGTTGATGTTTATTGGGGCATCTCCGGGGTCAACCGGGGGTGGGATCAAGACGACAACGTTCCTGATCATGATTGGAGCGGTATATGCCATGATTCGTGGCAATAAAGATATTGTATTTTTCCGTCAGCGTGTTCCGAAAGAGTTGCTGATGAGAGCATTGACGATTATTATGGTTTCCTTGATCATATTCATGGTTGTAGTAATGCTGCTACTTACGACAGAGGATGCACCGTTCCTTTCACTGATGTTTGAAGCGGCCTCGGCGATTGGGACCGTGGGTCTGTCGGTGGGAGTAACGCATGAATTAACGGTATGGGGAAAAGTGATTATCGCCTTCACGATGTTTATCGGACGTATTGGACCACTCACCATTGCATATGCGCTTCGTCCGCGCAAAGAGAAGAAGTTGTATCGCCATCCGGAGGGCCGGATTATTATTGGATAA
- the greA gene encoding transcription elongation factor GreA, whose protein sequence is MSDKEVILTPEGLKKLEEELEMLKSVKRREVAERIKVAIGYGDISENSEYEDAKNEQAFIEGRVITLEKLLRNARIINSDEIDTEAVSVGATVTVEDLEFGDITEYTIVGTAESNPLQNKISNESPVGKAILGKKKGTVVDVSVPAGVIQYKIVDIKK, encoded by the coding sequence ATGAGCGATAAGGAAGTTATCCTTACACCAGAGGGACTTAAGAAGCTTGAAGAAGAACTGGAAATGCTGAAATCGGTGAAGCGCCGCGAAGTGGCTGAGCGGATTAAGGTAGCCATCGGGTATGGAGATATTAGTGAAAACTCCGAATACGAAGACGCGAAGAACGAACAGGCTTTCATTGAAGGCCGCGTGATTACGTTGGAGAAATTGCTCCGGAACGCTCGGATTATTAACAGCGACGAGATTGATACCGAAGCTGTAAGCGTGGGTGCAACAGTTACTGTAGAAGATCTGGAATTCGGTGATATCACGGAATATACAATTGTAGGTACTGCGGAGTCCAATCCGCTGCAAAACAAAATATCGAATGAAAGCCCTGTTGGCAAAGCCATTCTGGGCAAGAAAAAAGGTACGGTTGTTGATGTAAGTGTGCCTGCTGGCGTAATTCAATATAAAATTGTAGACATCAAAAAGTAA